In one Lolium rigidum isolate FL_2022 chromosome 3, APGP_CSIRO_Lrig_0.1, whole genome shotgun sequence genomic region, the following are encoded:
- the LOC124700196 gene encoding putative UDP-rhamnose:rhamnosyltransferase 1 yields the protein MDNSSSSSSPLHVVICPWLAFGHLLPCLDLAERLASRGHRVSFVSTPRNIARLPPVRPAVAPLVDFVALPLPHVEGLPEGAESTNDVPYEKFELHRKAFDGLAAPFSEFMGAACAEGTKKPDWIIVDVFHHWASASAIEHKVPCAMLVLAAAGITATWAANVAKQAASWGGEPEAGTPKFEVERRKLARTLRESGMSIAERVSLTLQRCNLVVIRSCLEWEPESFPQLATLGGKPVVPLGLLPPSPEGGRGVSKDGEDATVRWLDAQPAKSVVYVALGSEVPLRTEQVHELALGQELAGTRFLWALRKPSGVPDADVLPPGFEERTRGCGLVVTGWVPQISVLAHGAVGAFLTHCGWNSTIEGLLFGHPLIMLPIFGDQGPNARLMEGRQVGVQVPRNENDGSFDRDGVAAAVRAVAEESRKIFVASAKKMQEIMADSKVHERCMDGFIQRLRSYTE from the exons ATGGACAACAGctcatcctcttcctcgccgctgcACGTCGTGATCTGCCCGTGGCTCGCCTTCGGCCACCTGCTGCCCTGCCTCGACCTCGCCGAGCGCCTCGCGTCGCGGGGCCACCGCGTGTCCTTCGTCTCCACGCCCCGCAACATCGCGCGCCTCCCGCCTGTCCGGCCAGCCGTGGCGCCGCTAGTCGACTTCGTCGCGCTGCCGCTCCCGCACGTCGAAGGGCTGCCCGAAGGCGCCGAGTCCACCAACGACGTCCCGTACGAGAAGTTCGAGCTCCACCGCAAGGCCTTCGATGGCCTCGCCGCTCCATTCTCGGAGTTCATGGGCGCCGCATGCGCCGAGGGTACCAAGAAACCGGACTGGATCATCGTCGATGTCTTTCACCACTGGGCTTCCGCCTCCGCCATTGAGCACAAG GTTCCTTGCGCGATGCTGGTCCTGGCCGCGGCAGGTATCACCGCCACCTGGGCCGCCAACGTGGCCAAGCAAGCAGCGTCTTGGGGAGGAGAACCGGAAGCAGGGACGCCAAAGTTCGAGGTGGAGAGGAGAAAATTGGCGAGAACACTGCGCGAGTCAGGGATGTCCATCGCCGAGCGTGTCTCCTTGACGCTCCAGAGGTGCAACCTAGTCGTCATCCGGAGCTGCCTCGAGTGGGAGCCGGAGAGCTTCCCTCAACTGGCAACGCTCGGCGGTAAGCCGGTCGTCCCCCTTGGCCTCCTGCCGCCATCACCCGAGGGAGGCCGCGGCGTCAGCAAGGACGGAGAGGACGCCACCGTGCGTTGGCTCGACGCGCAGCCGGCCAAGTCGGTCGTGTACGTGGCCCTAGGAAGCGAGGTGCCCCTGCGCACGGAGCAGGTGCACGAGCTGGCCCTCGGGCAGGAGCTCGCCGGGACGCGCTTCCTGTGGGCTCTGCGGAagcccagcggcgtgccggacgCCGACGTCCTCCCTCCGGGGTTCGAGGAGCGCACGCGCGGCTGCGGGCTCGTGGTGACCGGGTGGGTTCCTCAGATCAGCGTGCTTGCGCACGGCGCCGTGGGCGCGTTCTTGacgcactgcgggtggaactccaCCATCGAAGGGCTCCTGTTCGGGCATCCTTTGATCATGCTGCCCATCTTCGGCGACCAAGGGCCTAACGCGCGGCTCATGGAGGGGAGACAGGTCGGGGTGCAGGTGCCGAGGAACGAAAACGATGGTTCGTTCGACCGAGATGGCGTCGCGGCGGCGGTCCGTGCCGTCGCC